A portion of the Campylobacter sp. MG1 genome contains these proteins:
- a CDS encoding aromatic amino acid transport family protein produces the protein MKKWSEFDNRWMFSLFGTAVGAGILFLPIRAGTGGFWPIILMCILIFPMTYLSHLFLSYFVGSTKGGDITDAVNKYFGKEVGIVITFLYFFAIYPICLAYGVGITNTISSFMVNQLGLAEPNRLILAIVLITIMMAVMFTNETLVTKVCEWLVYPLCLILFLFSLYLIPHWKLEVLGEVPSAKEFITTIWLTLPVLVFSFNHSPAISTFSLNTYNEYKENSDAKRKQILFNNATLLLVFVMFFVFSCVLCLDSNEFGLARDANIPILSYFANKFDGNIISYGAPAVAFFAILTSFFGHYFGAREGLNGLIKKVSGKAVSKNNAFTTIFMYVTMIIVAFYNPSILGFIEDLGGPIIAVILFLMPVYAIYKIPELRVYKNGAACYFVAIMGIITITSVVYKILPAIMSLFTTH, from the coding sequence ATGAAAAAATGGAGCGAATTTGACAATCGTTGGATGTTTTCATTGTTTGGCACTGCTGTTGGTGCTGGAATTTTATTCTTACCTATTCGTGCAGGAACTGGTGGCTTTTGGCCTATTATCTTAATGTGTATATTAATTTTCCCAATGACATATTTATCACATTTATTCTTATCATATTTTGTAGGCTCTACTAAAGGTGGAGATATTACTGATGCTGTGAATAAATATTTTGGTAAAGAAGTAGGAATTGTGATTACATTTTTATATTTTTTTGCAATTTATCCTATTTGTCTTGCTTATGGGGTTGGTATTACAAATACTATAAGCTCATTTATGGTAAATCAATTAGGCTTAGCCGAGCCAAATCGCTTAATCTTGGCTATTGTTTTAATTACAATTATGATGGCTGTAATGTTTACTAATGAAACTTTAGTTACTAAAGTTTGTGAATGGCTTGTTTATCCATTATGCTTAATACTATTTTTATTTTCACTTTATCTAATTCCACATTGGAAATTAGAAGTTTTAGGTGAAGTTCCAAGTGCAAAGGAATTTATTACTACAATATGGCTTACTTTACCTGTATTAGTATTTAGCTTTAATCACTCTCCTGCGATTTCAACTTTTAGCCTAAATACATATAATGAGTATAAAGAAAACTCGGATGCAAAAAGAAAGCAAATATTATTTAATAACGCTACGCTTTTATTAGTATTTGTTATGTTTTTTGTTTTTTCTTGCGTTTTATGCCTTGATAGTAATGAATTTGGCTTAGCAAGAGATGCAAATATTCCAATTCTTAGCTATTTTGCTAATAAATTTGATGGAAATATCATAAGTTATGGTGCTCCTGCTGTTGCATTTTTTGCAATTTTAACTAGCTTTTTCGGACACTATTTTGGTGCTAGAGAAGGCTTAAATGGACTTATTAAAAAAGTAAGCGGAAAAGCTGTTAGTAAAAATAATGCTTTTACAACTATATTTATGTATGTAACTATGATAATAGTAGCTTTTTATAACCCTAGTATTTTAGGATTTATAGAAGATTTAGGCGGTCCTATTATTGCTGTAATATTATTTTTAATGCCTGTATATGCGATATATAAAATTCCAGAGCTAAGAGTTTATAAAAATGGTGCAGCTTGTTATTTCGTAGCTATTATGGGAATTATCACAATTACTAGTGTAGTTTATAAGATATTACCAGCAATTATGTCACTTTTTACAACACATTAG
- a CDS encoding sodium:solute symporter family protein, whose protein sequence is MNTTLIVLLSYMLIIVLIAVFSTKKSKIKESDDYLLAGRNLGVWMLAGTLAAAEIGGGSTIGVAQKAYQDWGLSAGWYVLCAGIGIFLVSFVAPYLRKAMAATIPEILGRRYGKEVHLITTILSIVAGFIAAAVQIIATASIISTVTGMPIKEALILSAIVVTIYTVMGGLISVAYTDIIHIFFIVIGMIVALPIILDNSGGWEAVELALPKEQLDPFKIGWIQIGGLILLYFMTFSTGQEAVQRYFAAKDEKVAKKGSFLCSLFMGIYGFVPAIIGLVALAHFPNIEPAQALPTAAVNFLNPVMAGVVLASICAATLSSAAGNMIAVSAIFTNDVYKKYVKKQAESKELILVSKFVIIFTGVVSLIIALTNTSIIGLLVFAFTIRSAGPFAALIFGLLYKRVTKLGAISSIIIASIVAFTWEYLGSPFGIMSIILGASVSVIVLLVVSAIDLKMGGKEAPSAFLDEN, encoded by the coding sequence TTGAATACAACATTAATTGTATTATTAAGTTATATGCTAATAATTGTTTTAATAGCAGTATTTAGCACAAAAAAATCAAAGATAAAAGAGAGCGATGATTATCTTTTAGCTGGTAGAAATTTAGGTGTGTGGATGTTAGCTGGAACACTTGCTGCTGCTGAAATAGGTGGAGGTAGTACTATAGGTGTAGCGCAAAAGGCTTATCAAGACTGGGGGCTTAGTGCTGGATGGTATGTTCTTTGTGCTGGTATAGGTATATTTTTGGTTTCTTTTGTAGCACCGTATTTAAGGAAAGCTATGGCAGCTACAATTCCAGAAATTTTAGGAAGAAGGTATGGTAAGGAGGTTCATTTAATTACAACTATATTATCAATCGTTGCTGGTTTTATAGCTGCAGCAGTTCAAATTATTGCAACTGCTTCAATAATATCTACAGTTACAGGAATGCCTATTAAAGAAGCTTTAATTTTATCGGCTATTGTAGTTACTATTTATACAGTTATGGGCGGACTTATTTCAGTTGCATATACTGATATAATTCATATATTTTTTATAGTTATTGGAATGATTGTAGCTTTACCTATTATACTGGATAATTCAGGTGGATGGGAAGCTGTTGAATTAGCGTTACCAAAAGAACAACTTGACCCATTTAAAATAGGCTGGATTCAAATAGGTGGATTAATTTTGCTTTATTTTATGACATTTTCAACCGGACAAGAGGCTGTTCAAAGGTATTTTGCTGCTAAAGATGAAAAGGTGGCTAAAAAAGGTTCGTTTTTATGTTCGTTATTTATGGGAATTTATGGTTTCGTTCCAGCTATAATAGGTCTTGTTGCATTGGCACATTTTCCAAATATTGAACCAGCTCAAGCATTACCAACAGCTGCAGTAAATTTTTTAAATCCTGTCATGGCAGGGGTTGTTTTAGCTTCTATTTGTGCTGCTACATTATCTAGTGCAGCTGGTAATATGATAGCAGTTAGTGCGATTTTTACAAATGATGTTTATAAAAAATATGTAAAAAAACAAGCAGAATCTAAAGAATTAATTTTAGTTTCTAAATTTGTAATTATTTTTACAGGCGTAGTATCTTTAATAATAGCATTAACAAATACTTCTATTATAGGTTTGTTAGTATTTGCATTTACAATAAGAAGTGCTGGTCCATTTGCAGCTTTAATTTTTGGCTTACTTTATAAAAGAGTTACAAAATTAGGTGCAATATCATCAATTATAATAGCTAGTATAGTAGCATTTACATGGGAATATTTAGGTTCGCCATTTGGCATAATGTCAATTATTTTAGGTGCTAGTGTTTCGGTGATTGTGCTTTTAGTTGTTTCAGCTATTGATTTGAAAATGGGTGGAAAAGAAGCACCTTCAGCATTTTTAGATGAAAATTAA
- a CDS encoding alanine/glycine:cation symporter family protein, which translates to MLEQIHLILDNINGYLYTYFLVFALIIVGLYFSFKTNFVQFRLMKDVFKLLKEKQDNKEDVSSFEALMISTASRVGIGNIAGISTAVVMGGAGALFWMWVMAFIGGASAFAESTLAQIYKSRDESGFRGGPAYFIEKGLGNKFFGKVFSIILIITYAYGFNGLQSHTMTSAFEIYFPENFSTASIAIGITLSAIAMILFFSNSKSLGKVSSIIVPIMAFIYIILSVIAIVINYDLIPTVVKMIFASAFDFQAIFGGFAGSVIVIGIKRGLFSNEAGMGSAPNAAAAANTSHPVKQGIIQSFSVFIDLIICTCSGFLVLFSTGYLEQLNKAEKTLNALPMVQNSMIEYYGSYGLHFVTFAVMLFAVTSLIGNFYYASANIKNLTNNKIIDNVFKLSAVVMVFIGSQLNLKVAWDLADITMAAMASINIIAILLLSPVLIKCLKDYDEQKKKGLDPVFSAKKLGIKNAECWD; encoded by the coding sequence ATTTTAGAACAAATCCATCTTATTTTAGACAATATTAATGGCTACTTATATACTTATTTTTTAGTTTTTGCATTAATTATAGTTGGGCTTTATTTTTCTTTTAAGACAAATTTCGTTCAATTTAGATTAATGAAGGATGTTTTTAAATTATTAAAAGAAAAACAAGACAACAAAGAAGATGTAAGTAGTTTTGAAGCTTTAATGATTTCAACTGCTTCAAGGGTAGGAATAGGAAACATAGCAGGAATTAGTACTGCTGTTGTAATGGGTGGTGCTGGTGCATTATTTTGGATGTGGGTTATGGCATTTATCGGAGGGGCAAGTGCATTTGCTGAAAGCACATTAGCTCAAATTTATAAAAGTCGTGACGAGAGTGGTTTTCGTGGAGGACCTGCTTATTTTATAGAAAAAGGTTTAGGAAATAAATTCTTTGGCAAAGTCTTTTCAATTATTTTAATAATAACTTATGCTTATGGATTTAATGGGCTTCAAAGCCATACAATGACTTCAGCATTTGAAATTTATTTTCCTGAAAATTTTAGCACCGCAAGCATTGCTATAGGTATAACTTTAAGCGCTATTGCTATGATTTTATTCTTTTCAAATTCAAAATCACTTGGAAAAGTAAGCTCTATAATAGTTCCTATAATGGCTTTTATTTATATAATTCTTAGCGTTATTGCGATTGTTATAAATTATGATTTAATTCCTACAGTAGTTAAAATGATTTTCGCAAGTGCCTTTGATTTTCAAGCTATTTTTGGCGGTTTTGCTGGTAGTGTTATAGTTATCGGTATTAAGCGTGGGTTATTTTCAAACGAAGCTGGTATGGGTTCAGCTCCTAATGCGGCTGCAGCAGCAAATACAAGCCATCCTGTAAAACAAGGAATTATTCAAAGTTTTTCAGTATTTATTGATTTAATCATATGCACTTGCTCTGGTTTTTTAGTATTATTTTCTACTGGATATTTAGAACAATTAAATAAAGCTGAAAAAACATTAAATGCATTACCTATGGTACAAAATTCAATGATAGAGTATTATGGTAGTTATGGCTTGCATTTTGTAACATTTGCTGTTATGTTATTTGCTGTCACTTCTCTTATAGGAAATTTTTATTACGCTAGTGCAAATATTAAAAATTTAACAAATAACAAAATAATTGATAATGTGTTTAAATTATCAGCCGTTGTTATGGTCTTTATAGGTTCTCAGTTAAATTTAAAAGTAGCTTGGGATTTAGCTGATATTACAATGGCTGCAATGGCTTCTATAAATATAATTGCTATTTTATTATTAAGTCCTGTTTTAATCAAATGTTTAAAAGATTATGACGAGCAAAAGAAAAAAGGCTTAGACCCTGTATTTAGTGCAAAAAAACTAGGAATTAAAAACGCTGAATGCTGGGATTAA